The Sphingomonas sp. So64.6b genome includes a region encoding these proteins:
- a CDS encoding alpha/beta hydrolase, with translation MMRRSMRRSILGGAIALGLAATWSLAACASAGTPTTIDKTVIPLWPKGAPGSLPDMPAEVTELRASNPGTIMRNVTVPGLLIYPADPKTANGTAMIVAPGGGFHLLSIENEGIAVAKWLNSLGVTAIVLKYRLIATGDDVQRALIGRLLNRSAMMRAIDPLQPLVTADGEQAVRYVRAHAKQLKIKPNRVGLMGFSAGGAVSVWATLANHADSRPDFLVTIYPGLIAGHAPVPANAPPLFDLVADDDPIVRPEAEELQKAWKAAGGDATYVTVANGGHGFGMAKTGKASDAWPERLQQWLDAKGYLRK, from the coding sequence ATGATGCGCCGTTCGATGCGCCGTTCGATCCTGGGCGGCGCCATCGCGCTTGGCTTGGCCGCGACCTGGAGTCTGGCCGCCTGTGCAAGCGCCGGTACGCCGACGACGATCGACAAGACGGTGATCCCGCTCTGGCCCAAGGGCGCGCCGGGCAGCCTGCCCGACATGCCCGCCGAGGTCACCGAGCTGCGAGCGTCCAATCCGGGCACGATCATGCGCAATGTCACCGTGCCGGGACTGCTGATCTATCCGGCCGATCCCAAGACCGCCAACGGCACCGCGATGATCGTCGCGCCCGGCGGCGGCTTTCACCTCCTCAGCATCGAGAATGAAGGCATTGCGGTCGCCAAATGGCTCAACAGCCTGGGCGTCACCGCGATCGTGCTGAAATACCGGCTGATCGCGACCGGTGACGATGTGCAGAGAGCGCTGATCGGCCGGCTGCTCAATCGCTCGGCAATGATGCGCGCGATCGACCCGCTCCAGCCGCTGGTCACTGCCGATGGTGAGCAGGCGGTGCGCTATGTGCGCGCCCATGCGAAGCAGCTGAAGATCAAGCCGAACCGGGTCGGCCTGATGGGCTTTTCCGCCGGTGGCGCGGTCTCGGTCTGGGCAACGCTCGCCAATCATGCCGACAGCCGTCCCGACTTTCTCGTGACGATCTATCCCGGCCTGATCGCCGGCCACGCGCCGGTTCCGGCCAATGCGCCGCCTTTGTTCGACCTGGTTGCCGATGATGATCCGATCGTTCGGCCGGAAGCCGAAGAATTGCAAAAGGCGTGGAAGGCGGCGGGTGGTGACGCGACCTATGTCACCGTCGCCAATGGCGGTCACGGCTTTGGTATGGCGAAAACCGGCAAGGCCTCCGACGCCTGGCCCGAACGGCTGCAGCAATGGCTCGACGCGAAAGGATATCTCCGCAAATGA
- a CDS encoding tannase/feruloyl esterase family alpha/beta hydrolase produces the protein MTPRLSIALLGGAAMGMAAVAVLAPVEGVRAAPAGSCGSLTGLTIANGKIDSAVMVKQGESITTEAGKPSLPAPATFCRVHAVLKPTPRSEVKIEVWLPESAGWNGKLLGAGNGGYGGTLTLPALTMRTGLARGYAATGSDMGHLSTDVDAKWALNEPEKIVDFGHRANHLAALLAKQVVASYYPKPLAAAYFHGCSDGGREALNEAQRYPTDYDAIIAGAPANPWTRLMTGFMADHRAAFGKPESIIPNAKLKLLQTAALAKCDAADGVADKVIEDPRKCGFDPVVLQCKAGAGDDANCLSAPQVETARALYRGPVDAKGKSIFPGYMPGAEAVPGTWDLWLTGTNAQHGRFATEFYRYMVHAKPDWQPADYDPIADPRLAAKKFANVLDAGTDLSAFYKRGGKLILYHGWYDAAIPPENTINYFEELKRTQRQASSSTRLFMVPGMSHCLGGPGATGFDPLTALDQWRQGGAAPERIVATRYDNPLFAYIGLPAKALGTRPLCAYPKVAHWKGTGSTDDAANFDCVAPS, from the coding sequence ATGACCCCCAGATTGAGTATCGCGCTGCTCGGCGGTGCTGCCATGGGCATGGCGGCAGTTGCTGTTCTGGCGCCTGTCGAGGGCGTCCGCGCCGCGCCGGCGGGATCGTGCGGATCGCTGACCGGCCTGACCATCGCCAATGGCAAGATCGACAGCGCCGTGATGGTGAAACAGGGTGAGTCGATCACCACCGAGGCCGGCAAGCCCAGCCTGCCTGCGCCGGCGACGTTCTGCCGCGTCCATGCGGTACTCAAGCCCACACCGCGTTCGGAAGTGAAGATCGAGGTCTGGCTGCCCGAAAGCGCCGGCTGGAACGGCAAGCTGCTCGGCGCCGGCAATGGCGGCTATGGCGGGACATTGACCCTGCCTGCGCTGACCATGCGTACCGGTCTTGCCAGGGGCTATGCCGCGACCGGCAGCGACATGGGACATCTCAGCACCGACGTCGACGCGAAATGGGCGTTGAATGAGCCCGAGAAGATCGTCGACTTCGGTCACCGCGCCAATCACCTGGCAGCGCTGCTCGCCAAACAGGTCGTCGCGTCCTATTATCCGAAGCCGCTCGCCGCCGCCTATTTTCACGGCTGCTCCGACGGCGGCCGCGAGGCGCTGAACGAGGCGCAGCGTTATCCCACCGATTATGACGCGATCATCGCCGGTGCGCCGGCCAACCCATGGACGCGGCTGATGACCGGCTTCATGGCCGATCACCGCGCCGCGTTCGGCAAGCCCGAATCGATCATTCCCAATGCCAAGCTGAAGCTGTTGCAGACCGCCGCGCTGGCGAAATGCGACGCGGCGGACGGCGTCGCCGACAAGGTCATCGAGGATCCGCGCAAATGCGGCTTCGACCCCGTCGTCCTGCAATGCAAGGCGGGGGCGGGCGATGACGCGAATTGCCTGAGCGCGCCGCAGGTCGAAACCGCACGCGCGCTGTATCGCGGCCCGGTCGATGCCAAGGGCAAGTCGATCTTCCCCGGCTATATGCCCGGCGCGGAGGCGGTGCCCGGTACCTGGGATCTGTGGCTGACCGGCACGAACGCGCAGCATGGCCGCTTCGCGACCGAATTCTACCGCTACATGGTCCATGCGAAGCCCGACTGGCAGCCGGCGGATTATGATCCGATCGCCGATCCCAGGCTGGCAGCGAAAAAGTTCGCCAACGTCCTCGACGCCGGCACCGACCTCAGCGCCTTCTACAAGCGCGGCGGCAAGCTGATCCTGTATCACGGCTGGTACGATGCGGCGATTCCGCCGGAAAACACGATCAACTATTTCGAGGAACTCAAACGCACGCAGCGCCAGGCATCGTCGTCGACCCGGCTGTTCATGGTGCCGGGCATGTCGCATTGCCTGGGCGGGCCGGGCGCCACGGGGTTCGATCCGCTGACCGCGCTCGACCAGTGGAGACAGGGCGGGGCTGCGCCCGAACGGATCGTCGCGACGCGCTACGACAACCCGTTATTCGCTTATATCGGCTTGCCGGCAAAGGCGCTCGGCACCCGGCCGCTCTGCGCCTACCCCAAGGTCGCGCATTGGAAAGGGACGGGGTCGACCGACGATGCCGCCAATTTCGACTGCGTCGCGCCGAGCTGA